The following proteins come from a genomic window of Penaeus monodon isolate SGIC_2016 chromosome 22, NSTDA_Pmon_1, whole genome shotgun sequence:
- the LOC119586981 gene encoding BTB/POZ domain-containing protein 6-A-like, protein MSRKMSQETMSMSMSQEESWQSQLVSPEQRLSALLKSSRLADLTINFPGHERCLQAHRLVLAMTSPVFEAMLYGPLAEGEELNLHEDPPEAFEWLLEYMYRGHIQMPEVRLAVQVYQLASKYQVEALMVLCSKYLQDTLRPENLAEMYDTAVLLEDEHLLQRCYEVVDLYPSAVLSSPRFGLLSRGALRHLLQRPLHIPTEVILLKALLAWGQARRSTKSLRDEISDFLPMVRFLSMTTDEFVEHVMPSGVLSLQEISSILMNIKELMDVPLPTICCPTRDKRLCYVDSLLRRITLSTTPALARSRKSARGSIFVHNSQEQILIMNLRTTNTLLVSKLECKGIHPTTGSAAVAIKDSNGCVIGSATSDGPIVEFEEHVSLQPDESHCVTVRLEGHWPRGEMGDFVATTEGVEVEGKVAYTEGRIGSVTLHFWCFN, encoded by the exons ATGAGTCGAAAAATGAGTCAGGAAACCATGAGCATGAGCATGAGCCAAGAAGAGTCGTGGCAGAGTCAGCTGGTGAGTCCCGAGCAACGACTCTCCGCGCTTTTGAAGTCCAGCCGACTCGCCGACCTTACCATTAACTTCCCAGGCCACGAGAGATGTCTGCAG gCCCACCGCCTCGTCCTGGCCATGACCTCCCCCGTCTTCGAGGCCATGCTCTACGGCCCCCTGGCGGAGGGCGAGGAGCTCAACCTCCACGAAGACCCGCCCGAGGCCTTCGAGTGGCTGCTGGAGTACATGTACCGCGGGCACATCCAGATGCCCGAGGTTCGTCTGGCGGTGCAGGTGTACCAACTGGCGAGCAAGTACCAAGTGGAGGCGCTGATGGTGTTGTGCTCGAAG TACCTTCAAGATACTCTGAGGCCAGAAAACTTAGCAGAGATGTACGACACGGCAGTTCTGCTGGAGGATGAGCACCTGCTACAGCGCTGCTATGAG gtAGTGGACCTGTACCCGAGCGCCGTGCTCTCCTCCCCCAGGTTCGGCCTCCTGAGCCGCGGGGCCCTCCGCCACCTCCTTCAGCGCCCTCTTCATATTCCCACTGAGGTGATCCTCCTAAAGGCTCTTCTGGCATG GGGCCAGGCGCGAAGGTCGACGAAAAGCCTCCGGGACGAGATCAGTGACTTCCTGCCGATGGTGCGCTTCCTCTCCATGACGACGGACGAGTTCGTGGAGCACGTGATGCCCTCGGGCGTGCTCAGCCTCCAGGAAATCAGCTCCATTCTAATGAACATCAAAGAGCTCATGGACGTGCCTCTGCCCACCATATGCTGCCCGACGAGGGACAAGCGCCTGTGCTACGTGGACAGCCTCCTGCGCCGCATCACCCTCAGCACGACGCCCGCCCTCGCCCGCTCGCGCAAGAGCGCCCGCGGCAGCATCTTCGTCCACAACTCGCAGGAGCAGATACTCATCATGAACCTGCGCACCACCAACACGCTGCTCGTGAGCAAGCTGGAGTGCAAGGGCATCCACCCGACCACGGGCTCGGCGGCCGTCGCCATCAAGGACAGCAACGGGTGCGTGATCGGGAGCGCGACCAGCGACGGCCCGATAGTGGAGTTCGAGGAGCACGTGTCGCTGCAGCCGGACGAGAGCCACTGCGTGACCGTGCGGCTGGAGGGCCACTGGCCGCGGGGCGAGATGGGCGACTTCGTTGCCACCACAGAAGGCGTGGAAGTAGAAGGGAAGGTCGCCTATACGGAGGGAAGGATAGGGTCCGTCACTCTGCACTTCTGGTGTTTCAACTGA